A genome region from Clostridium pasteurianum includes the following:
- the rpoC gene encoding DNA-directed RNA polymerase subunit beta' produces MELNNFDALQIGLASPEKIREWSRGEVKKPETINYRTLKPEKDGLFCERIFGPIKDWECHCGKYKRVRYKGIVCDRCGVEVTKSKVRRERMGHIELAAPVSHIWYFKGIPSRMGLMLDMSPRALEKVLYFASYVVLDPKETPLLKKQLLNEREYREAVDKYGEECFDAGMGAESIKKLLQEIDLDQLSEELKSNLKTSTGQKKVRIIRRLEVVESFRKSKNEPEWMIMDVIPVIPPDLRPMVQLDGGRFATSDLNDLYRRVINRNNRLKKLLDLGAPDIIVRNEKRMLQEAVDALIDNGRRGRAVTGPGNRPLKSLSDMLKGKQGRFRQNLLGKRVDYSGRSVIVVGPDLKMYQCGLPKEMALELFKPFVMKKLVETGAAHNIKSAKRMVERVQDQVWDVLEEVISDHPVMLNRAPTLHRLGIQAFQPVLVEGRAIKLHPLACTAYNADFDGDQMAVHVPLSVEAQAESRFLMLAAHNILKPSDGKPVCVPTQDMVLGSYYLTIDKDGVKGEGKAFTNVDEALMAYSLGEVDVHAKVKVRVEKEINGKKVEGIIETTVGKLIFNESIPQDLGFIDRSIPGNELLLEIDFLVGKKNLGGIIDKCYRKHGPTKTCIMLDKIKAKGYHYSTISAITVSTSDMTVPPNKKKLMTEAEAAVDKIEKMYRRGFISDDERYERVISTWTKTTESVADALMDNLDKFNPIFMMADSGARGSKSQIKQLAGMRGLMANPSGKIIELPIKASFREGLDVLEYFISTHGARKGNADTALKTADSGYLTRRLVDVSQDVIVRTEDCETTEGFEVSEIKEGNEVIESLSERLIGRYASEDIINPKTKEVIVKRNDYINEVKAQEVEKCGVKKVKIRSVFTCDCKYGVCAKCYGMDMATAEKISIGEAVGIVAAQSIGEPGTQLTMRTFHTGGVAGSDITQGLPRVEELFEARKPKGLAMVSEVSGTVRVEETKKKRIVYITTESGEEVSYDIPFGSSLKVKNGDTISSGDEITEGSVNPHDILRIKGVNAVKNYLLSEVQKVYRLQGVDINDKHLEVVIRQMTRKVKVEDSGDTELLPGTMIDIFDFRDENRKAEENGGKPAQARVALLGITKAALATDSFLSAASFQETTRVLTDAAIKGKSDPLVGLKENVIIGKLIPAGTGMSRYKRITIDPVVTESENDEENNVEENKVEG; encoded by the coding sequence TTGGAATTAAATAATTTTGATGCATTGCAGATAGGATTAGCTTCACCTGAAAAAATAAGAGAGTGGTCTAGAGGGGAAGTAAAAAAGCCTGAAACTATAAACTACAGAACATTAAAGCCGGAAAAGGATGGCCTATTTTGTGAAAGAATATTTGGACCAATAAAAGACTGGGAATGTCACTGCGGAAAATATAAGAGAGTTAGATATAAGGGTATAGTTTGTGATAGATGTGGAGTAGAAGTAACTAAATCAAAAGTTAGACGTGAGAGAATGGGGCACATAGAACTGGCTGCTCCAGTATCTCATATCTGGTATTTTAAAGGAATACCATCACGTATGGGTCTTATGCTTGATATGTCTCCAAGAGCATTAGAGAAAGTTTTATATTTTGCATCCTATGTAGTTTTGGATCCAAAAGAGACTCCTTTATTAAAGAAACAACTATTAAATGAAAGAGAGTACAGAGAAGCAGTAGACAAATACGGTGAAGAATGTTTTGATGCTGGTATGGGTGCAGAGTCAATAAAAAAATTACTTCAAGAAATAGATCTAGATCAATTATCAGAAGAACTTAAATCAAACTTAAAAACAAGTACCGGTCAAAAAAAAGTAAGGATTATAAGAAGACTTGAAGTTGTTGAATCTTTCAGAAAGTCTAAAAATGAACCTGAGTGGATGATAATGGATGTAATACCAGTTATACCTCCAGATTTAAGACCTATGGTTCAATTAGATGGTGGAAGATTTGCTACTTCAGATTTAAATGATTTATATAGAAGAGTTATAAATAGAAACAATAGATTAAAGAAATTATTAGATCTTGGTGCGCCAGATATAATAGTAAGAAATGAAAAGAGAATGCTTCAAGAAGCTGTTGATGCTCTCATAGATAATGGTAGAAGAGGTAGAGCAGTTACAGGACCTGGAAATAGACCGTTGAAATCTTTATCTGATATGCTTAAAGGTAAGCAGGGAAGATTTAGACAGAACTTACTTGGAAAACGTGTTGATTATTCAGGGCGTTCCGTTATAGTTGTTGGACCAGATTTAAAAATGTATCAGTGTGGTCTTCCAAAAGAGATGGCACTTGAATTATTTAAGCCTTTTGTAATGAAAAAGCTTGTTGAGACAGGAGCAGCACACAATATAAAAAGTGCAAAAAGAATGGTTGAAAGGGTTCAAGATCAAGTATGGGATGTACTTGAAGAAGTTATATCTGATCATCCAGTAATGTTAAACCGTGCTCCTACATTGCATAGACTTGGAATTCAAGCATTTCAACCTGTATTAGTTGAAGGAAGAGCAATAAAGCTTCATCCACTTGCTTGTACAGCTTATAATGCTGACTTTGATGGAGATCAGATGGCTGTTCATGTACCTTTATCAGTTGAAGCTCAAGCGGAATCAAGATTTCTTATGCTTGCAGCTCATAATATATTAAAACCTTCAGATGGTAAGCCAGTTTGTGTGCCTACTCAGGATATGGTTTTAGGATCATATTATCTTACAATTGATAAAGATGGAGTTAAAGGTGAAGGAAAAGCATTCACTAATGTTGATGAAGCATTAATGGCATACAGCCTTGGTGAAGTCGATGTTCATGCTAAAGTTAAAGTTAGAGTTGAAAAAGAGATTAATGGTAAAAAAGTTGAAGGAATAATAGAGACTACTGTTGGAAAACTTATTTTTAATGAGTCCATACCTCAGGATTTAGGGTTTATAGATAGAAGTATTCCAGGAAATGAATTACTTCTTGAAATTGATTTTCTTGTTGGTAAGAAAAATTTAGGTGGCATAATTGATAAGTGTTATAGAAAGCATGGGCCAACTAAAACTTGTATTATGCTTGATAAAATTAAAGCAAAAGGATATCATTATTCGACAATTAGTGCTATAACAGTTTCAACTTCTGATATGACAGTACCTCCAAATAAGAAAAAACTTATGACAGAAGCAGAAGCAGCTGTTGATAAGATTGAAAAAATGTATAGAAGAGGATTTATATCCGATGATGAAAGATATGAGAGAGTCATATCAACGTGGACCAAGACAACCGAGAGTGTTGCTGATGCACTTATGGATAACCTTGATAAATTCAATCCAATCTTTATGATGGCTGATTCAGGAGCCAGAGGTTCTAAGAGCCAGATAAAACAGCTTGCAGGAATGAGAGGACTTATGGCGAACCCTTCTGGTAAGATAATAGAGCTTCCTATAAAGGCTTCATTCAGAGAGGGACTTGATGTACTTGAGTACTTTATTTCTACACATGGAGCTAGAAAAGGTAATGCCGATACTGCCCTTAAGACAGCTGATTCAGGATATCTTACAAGAAGACTTGTTGATGTAAGTCAAGATGTTATAGTAAGAACTGAGGATTGTGAAACCACTGAAGGGTTTGAAGTTTCAGAAATTAAAGAAGGAAATGAAGTAATCGAAAGTTTATCTGAAAGATTAATAGGAAGATATGCTTCAGAAGATATAATCAATCCTAAAACAAAAGAAGTTATTGTGAAGAGAAATGATTATATTAATGAAGTTAAAGCACAGGAAGTAGAAAAGTGCGGTGTTAAAAAGGTTAAAATAAGATCTGTATTTACTTGCGATTGTAAATATGGAGTTTGTGCTAAATGCTATGGAATGGATATGGCAACTGCTGAAAAAATTAGTATAGGAGAAGCTGTTGGTATAGTTGCAGCTCAGTCAATTGGTGAGCCGGGTACACAGCTTACAATGAGAACTTTCCATACTGGTGGAGTTGCTGGTTCTGATATAACACAAGGTCTTCCAAGAGTTGAGGAATTATTTGAAGCTAGAAAGCCTAAGGGACTTGCAATGGTAAGTGAGGTTTCTGGTACTGTAAGAGTAGAAGAAACAAAGAAAAAGAGAATTGTATATATAACTACTGAGAGCGGTGAAGAGGTAAGTTATGATATACCATTTGGTTCAAGTTTAAAAGTTAAAAATGGTGATACTATAAGTTCTGGAGATGAAATTACAGAGGGTTCTGTAAATCCACACGATATACTTAGAATAAAGGGTGTAAATGCAGTTAAAAATTATTTGCTTTCTGAAGTTCAAAAAGTATATAGACTCCAGGGTGTTGATATAAATGATAAGCATCTTGAAGTAGTAATAAGACAGATGACAAGAAAAGTAAAAGTAGAAGATTCTGGAGATACAGAATTACTTCCTGGTACTATGATTGATATATTTGATTTTAGAGATGAGAATAGAAAAGCAGAAGAAAATGGTGGAAAACCAGCACAAGCAAGAGTAGCTTTGCTTGGTATAACTAAAGCAGCACTTGCTACAGATTCATTCTTATCAGCAGCATCATTCCAGGAAACAACAAGAGTATTAACTGATGCAGCAATAAAAGGAAAATCAGATCCTCTTGTTGGATTAAAAGAAAATGTAATCATAGGAAAATTGATTCCAGCAGGTACTGGTATGAGCAGATATAAGAGAATAACTATAGATCCAGTAGTTACTGAAAGCGAAAATGATGAAGAAAATAATGTAGAAGAAAACAAAGTAGAAGGCTAA
- a CDS encoding ribosomal L7Ae/L30e/S12e/Gadd45 family protein, producing the protein MVNRLPKNKVVGMKQSLKAINESKAKIVYIAKDAEYELFQTVEKLANEYSLQIIYVDTMKELGKLCNIDVEASTAVVLK; encoded by the coding sequence ATGGTAAACAGGTTGCCGAAGAATAAAGTAGTAGGCATGAAACAATCGCTCAAAGCTATAAATGAAAGTAAAGCTAAAATTGTTTATATAGCAAAAGATGCTGAATATGAGTTGTTTCAAACTGTTGAAAAATTGGCAAATGAATATTCTCTACAAATAATATATGTAGATACAATGAAAGAACTTGGAAAGCTATGTAATATTGATGTTGAAGCTTCTACTGCTGTTGTTTTGAAGTAG
- the rpsL gene encoding 30S ribosomal protein S12: MPTISQLVRKGRKTVASKSTAPALKECPQKRGVCTVVKTATPKKPNSALRKIARVRLTNGYEVTAYIPGVGHNLQEHSVVLIRGGRVKDLPGVRYHIVRGTLDAAGVADRKQARSKYGAKKPKEK; encoded by the coding sequence ATGCCAACAATAAGTCAATTAGTAAGAAAAGGCAGAAAGACAGTAGCATCAAAGTCAACTGCACCAGCTTTAAAAGAATGTCCTCAAAAGAGAGGAGTATGTACAGTCGTAAAGACAGCAACTCCTAAAAAGCCTAACTCAGCTTTAAGAAAAATTGCCAGAGTTAGATTAACAAATGGATATGAAGTAACTGCTTACATACCAGGAGTAGGTCATAATCTTCAGGAACATAGTGTTGTCCTCATAAGAGGAGGAAGAGTTAAGGATTTACCAGGTGTTAGGTATCATATTGTAAGAGGAACATTAGATGCAGCAGGTGTTGCTGACAGAAAACAAGCTAGGTCTAAATACGGTGCTAAGAAACCAAAGGAAAAATAG
- the rpsG gene encoding 30S ribosomal protein S7, with the protein MPRKGHIAKRDVLPDPLYNSKVVTKLINNIMVDGKKGVAQKICYNAFEYLKEKTGKEPMEVFEAAMNNVMPLLEVKARRIGGATYQVPIEVRPERRQTLGIRWILAAIAKRGEKYTYLKLAGELLDASNNTGAAVKKREDTHKMAEANKAFAHYRY; encoded by the coding sequence GTGCCAAGAAAAGGACATATAGCTAAAAGAGATGTATTACCAGATCCATTATACAATAGTAAGGTTGTTACAAAGTTAATAAACAACATAATGGTAGATGGAAAAAAGGGAGTAGCACAGAAAATATGCTATAACGCTTTTGAGTATTTAAAAGAAAAAACTGGTAAGGAACCTATGGAAGTATTTGAAGCTGCAATGAATAATGTAATGCCTTTACTTGAGGTAAAAGCAAGAAGAATCGGAGGAGCTACTTATCAGGTACCAATAGAGGTAAGACCTGAAAGAAGACAGACTCTTGGAATAAGATGGATACTTGCAGCAATAGCTAAAAGAGGAGAAAAATATACTTACTTGAAATTAGCTGGAGAATTATTAGATGCTTCAAATAACACAGGTGCTGCAGTTAAGAAGAGAGAAGATACTCATAAAATGGCAGAGGCTAATAAAGCATTTGCACATTATAGATATTAG
- the fusA gene encoding elongation factor G — protein MARKYPLEKFRNIGIMAHIDAGKTTTTERILFYTGKTHKIGEVHEGEATMDWMVQEQERGITITSAATTCYWKGHEINIIDTPGHVDFTVEVERSLRVLDGAVAVFDAKGGVEPQSETVWRQAEKYNVPRMAYMNKMDILGADFYRSVQMMRDRLQANAVPIQIPIGKEDNFVGLIDLIKNEAVIYEDDLGTIIEEQAIPDDMKELAEKYRTEMIEAVVELDENLMNKYLEGEEISVDEINAAIRKGVIANEIVPVTCGSSYKNKGVQQMLDAVVEYLPSPLDIPPVKGTDLDGNESERKADDKEPLSALAFKIATDPFVGRLAFTRIYSGIMKSGSYVLNSTKGKKERVGRLVKMHSNHRQEVDELETGELGAIVGLKSTTTGDTLCDEDNPIVLEQMEFPDPVIEVAIEPKTKAGQEKMGIALSKLAEEDPTFKTFTDQETGQTIISGMGELHLEIIVDRLQREFNVECNVGKPQVAYKETIRKAVKAEGKFIRQSGGRGQYGHAVIEMSPTEGEYEFENAIVGGAVPKEYIQPIDNGIQEAALSGILAGFPTINFKVKLVDGSYHDVDSSEMAFKIAGSMAFKNAMQKADPVILEPVMQVEITVPEEYMGDVMGDVNSRRGRIEGMEQRSGAEVIRAFVPLSEMFGYATSLRSKTQGRGVFTMQFDHNEEVPKNIQEKIIGERQ, from the coding sequence GTGGCTAGAAAATATCCTTTGGAAAAATTTCGTAACATAGGAATAATGGCACATATTGATGCCGGTAAAACTACAACTACAGAACGTATATTATTTTATACAGGAAAAACTCATAAAATAGGTGAAGTTCATGAGGGCGAAGCTACAATGGACTGGATGGTTCAAGAGCAAGAAAGAGGTATAACAATTACTTCAGCAGCAACAACTTGCTATTGGAAAGGTCATGAAATTAACATTATTGATACGCCAGGACACGTAGATTTTACTGTAGAGGTTGAAAGATCATTAAGAGTTCTTGATGGAGCAGTTGCTGTATTTGATGCAAAAGGTGGAGTTGAACCACAGTCTGAAACAGTTTGGAGACAGGCAGAAAAATACAATGTTCCAAGAATGGCTTATATGAATAAGATGGATATATTAGGAGCTGATTTCTATAGATCAGTTCAAATGATGAGAGATAGACTTCAGGCAAATGCAGTACCTATACAAATACCTATAGGTAAAGAAGATAATTTCGTTGGTTTAATTGATTTAATAAAAAATGAAGCAGTAATCTACGAAGATGATTTAGGTACTATCATAGAAGAACAGGCAATTCCTGATGATATGAAGGAACTGGCTGAAAAATATAGAACTGAAATGATAGAAGCTGTTGTTGAATTAGATGAAAATTTAATGAATAAATATTTAGAGGGAGAAGAGATTTCTGTAGATGAAATCAATGCCGCAATTAGAAAAGGTGTTATTGCAAACGAAATAGTTCCAGTAACATGCGGATCTTCATACAAGAATAAGGGTGTTCAGCAGATGCTTGATGCTGTTGTTGAATATTTACCATCACCTTTAGATATACCTCCAGTTAAAGGAACGGATTTAGATGGAAACGAGTCAGAAAGAAAAGCTGACGATAAAGAACCTTTATCTGCATTAGCTTTTAAAATTGCAACAGATCCATTTGTTGGAAGACTTGCATTCACTAGAATTTATTCAGGTATTATGAAGTCTGGAAGTTATGTTTTAAACTCAACAAAAGGCAAAAAAGAAAGAGTTGGAAGACTTGTAAAAATGCATTCTAATCACAGACAAGAAGTTGATGAGCTTGAAACTGGAGAATTAGGTGCAATAGTTGGTTTAAAATCAACAACTACAGGAGATACACTTTGCGATGAGGATAATCCAATAGTTCTTGAACAAATGGAATTCCCTGATCCAGTTATAGAAGTTGCTATTGAGCCAAAGACTAAAGCTGGTCAAGAAAAAATGGGCATTGCACTTTCAAAGCTTGCAGAAGAAGATCCTACATTCAAGACTTTTACTGATCAGGAAACAGGTCAGACAATTATATCTGGTATGGGAGAATTACATCTTGAAATAATTGTTGATAGGCTTCAAAGAGAATTTAATGTTGAATGTAATGTTGGTAAGCCTCAAGTTGCTTACAAAGAAACCATTAGAAAAGCTGTTAAAGCAGAGGGTAAGTTCATAAGACAGTCTGGTGGTCGTGGACAGTATGGTCACGCTGTTATAGAAATGTCTCCAACAGAGGGCGAGTATGAATTTGAAAATGCTATAGTTGGTGGAGCTGTGCCAAAAGAATACATACAACCTATTGACAATGGTATTCAAGAAGCAGCTTTAAGTGGTATTTTGGCAGGATTCCCTACAATTAATTTTAAGGTTAAGTTAGTTGATGGTTCTTACCATGATGTCGATTCTTCTGAAATGGCATTTAAAATAGCAGGTTCTATGGCATTTAAGAATGCTATGCAAAAAGCAGATCCTGTTATATTGGAACCTGTAATGCAGGTTGAAATAACTGTCCCTGAAGAGTACATGGGAGATGTTATGGGAGACGTTAACTCAAGAAGAGGAAGAATTGAAGGAATGGAGCAAAGATCTGGAGCAGAAGTAATAAGAGCGTTTGTTCCGCTTTCAGAAATGTTTGGATATGCAACTTCACTTAGATCAAAAACTCAAGGTAGAGGAGTATTTACTATGCAGTTTGATCATAATGAAGAAGTACCTAAAAATATTCAAGAAAAAATAATTGGTGAAAGACAATAA